The DNA sequence GCGCGACGGCGATGGCGCCCCGATGTGGGAAAGTGCGGCCATCGTGCGTTATCTTGTGGCGACCTATGGCGATGAGGCGTTCTGGCCACGCGATCCTGCTGCCCGGGTGCAGCTCGACATGTGGGCGGAATGGATCAAGACCAGTTTTGGTCCGGCCTTTGCCGGCCAGGTCTTCCGGCCACTGGTGCAGCTTGGGTCGACCCCATTGCCGCCGGAACAGCTGAAAGTCGCCACCGAAGCCGTCAAACCACTGGCGCTGATGCTCGACAGGCGGCTTGGCGATGGCCCCTATCTCGGTGGCGCCGACCTGACATTTGCCGACATGATCGTCGGCAACCTGCTTTACCGTTACTATACGCTGGATTTCGATCGCGCCGTCACCCCGGCGCTCGATGCCTATTACGCCCGCCTGAGCGCGCGCCCACACTATCGCGAACACGTGATGGTCTCCTATGAAAGTCTGAGGACACGCCCATGACCGCACAACCCAAAGCTTCCCACCACATTGCCGGCGTTTATGTCGAAGATACGGCCGGAGCCGTGATAGAAAGC is a window from the Hoeflea sp. IMCC20628 genome containing:
- a CDS encoding glutathione S-transferase family protein — protein: MLTVWGRATSSNVQAVMWTIAELGLAHQRHDIGHVHGGNKTPDYLDMNPNGLVPVLRDGDGAPMWESAAIVRYLVATYGDEAFWPRDPAARVQLDMWAEWIKTSFGPAFAGQVFRPLVQLGSTPLPPEQLKVATEAVKPLALMLDRRLGDGPYLGGADLTFADMIVGNLLYRYYTLDFDRAVTPALDAYYARLSARPHYREHVMVSYESLRTRP